The sequence TTCTGATAGATGATTCTGTTGCCGCTGGTCGATTTCGGACGCAGGGCGCTCGCCGCCTGCCAGCCTTCGGGATAGATGGCCGTCGCCTCGACCGGAATCTGCCGGACATAATAGCCGGCCGGATAGAGTGACACCTGATGCCAGCGCAGGTTGAGCATCGAGGGCGCCATGACGATGCGGCCGTGGCTGCTGGTGGTGGCCGAGACAAATTCGAATTTAGCGGTGATCGCGTCAACATTTTCCGGCACGGTCAGGTGGAAGGCGAAGACATCGACATCGTCGCGGACCCAGGGCAGTTTTTCGCCATTGGCGGTGAATTCCAGCCCGGTGATTTTCTCGATCTCGCCGCGCGGCGCGTGATTGCCGGGGAGCCATTCGGGATAGAGCAGGGTGAGGCGGCCGGCTTTCGCGACCGGAATCGTCTGGGTCACGCGGAAAATGCCCTGGTCATGATCGCGGGCATCGACGGTCAGGCCCATGGTACCGGGATAGGCAATGTCCTGCGGTTCGGGGATCCGGTCCTGCGGCGCGATATAGGCCGGCTTGCTCAGCCCGTCGGGCATTGCCGAGCCCGATGTAGAGATGCCGAGGGCCAGAAACAGACCGAATATGCCAACCAGACGCATGCGTAGATAATCCTTTGATGATCGGGGCGCGTAAATGGGGGATTTTGCAACTTTCGTCCAGAGGCCATGTGCAAATAAGCCACTTCCGCTTTGCCGCTTCACTGGCTAAAGCGCTCCCCATGGCAAAGATACAGACACCCCAGCCGGTGCGCGGCACGCAGGATATATTTGGCGAAGAGCAGGAGCGGTTCCAGCATGTCGTGGAAACCTTCGAGCGCGTACGGCGGCTCTATGGATTCAAGGGCGTCGAAATGCCGGTTTTCGAACCGACCGCGGTCTTTGCCCGCTCGCTCGGCGAGACCACCGATGTTGTGTCCAAGGAAATGTACAGCTTCGAGGACCGCGGCGGTGACAGCCTGACCCTGCGGCCCGAATTTACCGCGGGCATTTGCCGGGCGTTTCTGACCAACGGCTGGCAGCAGCATGTGCCGCTGAAACTGTCGGCACACGGGCCGCTGTTCCGTTACGAGCGGCCGCAAAAGGGGCGCTACCGGCAGTTTCACCAGCTTGATGCCGAGATTATCGGCGCGGGCGAAGCGGCTGCTGATGTTGAGCTATTGTGCTTTGCCGATCAGCTATTGAAGGAGCTGGGCATTGATGATGGCGTGACTTTGCAGCTGAATACTCTGGGCGATGCCGAAAGCCGCGATGCGTGGCGCGATGCTCTGGTCGAGCACTTCCAGGCGCATAAAGCGGAACTGTCCGAAGACAGCCAGGATCGGCTGGAACGCAATCCGCTGCGGATTCTCGACAGCAAGGAACGGCAGGACCGTCCGATTGCCGATGCTGCGCCGGATATTGACGCCTATCTGTCGAACGAAGCGAAGGAATTTTTCGCCCAGGTGACCGAAGGTCTGGATGCCTGCGGCGTCGCCTGGACCCGCAACAGCCGTCTGGTGCGCGGGCTTGATTATTATCGCCACACGGCGTTTGAATTTGTCACCGACCGGCTCGGTGCGCAGGGAACCGTGCTGGCCGGCGGGCGCTATGACGGTCTGATGGAATCTCTCGGTGGACCTGCCACACCTGCTGTCGGTTGGGCTGCCGGTATAGAGCGGCTGGGGATGCTGCTGGAAGAGCCGAAAGCCACTGGACCCGATGCCATTTTCATTCCGCTGGGCGATGGCTGCGAAGCGTCGGCGATGAAACTCATGGGCGAGTTGCGCCGAGCGGGCGTCAGCTGCGACATGGCCTATAAGGGCAATATGAAAAAGCGGATGCAGAAGGCCAATGCGGCTGGAGCTGATTATGCGATTATTCTCGGAGAGGATGAACTTGCAGCGGGTCAGTTCAATATCAAGGACCTTTCGAGCGGTGAGCAAGAAAAAGTACCCATGAGCTGGATACCGGTGGGAATAACAGATCTTCTCTTAGCAGACAGCATTGTGGCGGAAGAAAATATCTCTCCCGCGCCAAGTCTGGCTAGTCGCTTGGCTCTACCTGGCTCAGACAAGTTTCAATGACCAGCATCACCCCCCAACGCATCGCCCAGATCGAGGCGCGCTTTGCCGAACTGCAGGCGATGATGGCCTCGGGCGATCTCGACAGCGACAAATTTGTCGCCGTCTCCAAGGAATATGCCGAGATCGAGCCGGTTGCCGAGGCTGCTGCAAAGGTCAAGAATCTGCGCGACGAGCAAGAGGGGTTGGCCGAGATGCTGGCCGGTGATGACGCCGAGATGAAGGCGATGGCGGCTGACGAGGTGGATGGCGTGAAGAAGGCGCTCGAAAAGGCCGAACATGCCCTCGCGCTGCAATTGTTGCCCAAGGACAGCGCCGATGACCGGCCGGCGATGCTCGAAATCCGCGCTGGAACCGGTGGCGACGAGGCCGCGCTTTTCGCCGGCGACCTTTTCCGCATGTACACGCGCTATGCCGAGGATCAGGGCTGGAAGGTCGAAATGATCTCCGCCAATGCCTCGGAAGTCGGCGGCTTCAAGGAAGTCGTCGCCAATATCCAGGGCAAGGGCGTGTTCGCCAAGCTGAAGTTTGAATCCGGCGTCCACCGGGTGCAGCGCGTTCCGGAAACCGAAAGTGGCGGGCGTATTCATACCTCGGCAGCAACGGTTGCGATTCTGCCGGAGCCCGAAGAGGTCGACATCAAGATACGCACCGAGGATCTGCGCATCGACACCTATCGGGCAAGCGGCGCCGGTGGCCAGCACGTCAACAAGACCGACAGCGCGATCCGCATTACCCACTTGCCGACCGGTCTTGTCGTGCAATGCCAGGACGGCAAATCGCAGCACAAGAACAAGGCGCAGGCGATGAAGGTGCTGGCCGCGCGGCTCTACGAGCAGGAGCGCGACGCGGTGCAGAGCGAGGAAGCCGAGGCGCGCAAGTCGATGGTCGGTTCCGGCGACCGCAGCGAGCGCATCCGCACCTATAATTATCCGCAGGGCCGGGTCACCGACCACCGGATCAACCTGACGCTGCACAAATTGCCGGAAATTGTAGAGGGCGGTGCGCTTGGCGAACTGGTTGATGCACTGATCGCGGAGGATGAAGCCAGCCGGCTCGCCAATCTGGATGGGTGATGCCGCCGGCGCCTTGCGCGAAGCGGCGCAGAGGCTGTCCACCATTTCCGACAGTCCGCGGCTCGACGCGGAATTGCTGCTGGCCCATGCGTTGCAGATCGACCGGTCCGAACTGCTGCTGAACCTCCCGCAGCTGGAGGCGCCAGCGCAATTCGCAAGCCTGGTGGAACGCCGCCAGCGGTCCGAGCCGATCGCGCATATCATCGGCAGCAAGGAATTCTGGGGCCTCGATTTTCAGGTCACCTCCGACGTGCTGATTCCCCGGCCCGACAGCGAATTGCTGATCGAGGAAGCGATGCGCCTGTTCGCGCCCGCACCTCCGCCACGGATCGTCGATCTGGGCACGGGTAGCGGTGCGCTTCTGCTCGCCGCCCTGCACGAATTTCCGCAAGCCCGGGGTCTGGGTATGGATGCCAGCGCTGCCGCCCTGCAGATTGCGCACAATAATGCCGATGCATTGGGACTGGCTGACCGTGCCCGCTTCGTGCTGCTGGACTGGGCGGGTGCAGATTGGACAAATTCGCTTGGCTCCGGCTTCGATCTGGTCCTCGCCAACCCGCCCTATGTCGCAACTGGCGCGCGATTGTCTGCGGATGTCGCAGGTTTCGAACCGCACCAGGCCCTGTTCGCCGGGAAAGACGGGCTGGATGATTACCGGATCATCATCCCCGCGCTGGAAAAACTGCTCTCCCCAGCCGGAATCGCCTTGCTGGAGATCGGCTTTGATCAGGCGAAACCGGTTTCCAGACTGGCTGCAGATAGTGGCTATCATGTTGAGTTAAAACAGGATTTGGGCGGAAACGACCGGTTGCTGGTGCTCCGCCGCTAAAAAGGGCTTGGTTTTGACCGAGCGACTCGCTAAGACTTGCGAAGGCCCAGAGGATTTCTGGCTTTTTCCCTAAATCTCTGGCCTGCCCCCAACTCGATAATGTTGCTGGTTTTCGGCGTGCATTTGTCTTGTATGGGCCGCTGTGGACGGGTTGTCCGCAGCGCAATCGCCACCGCAGTGTGGCTATGACTTGAGAAAGACCAAGTTTATTATCGGTATAAGGATACCTAAAATTTGATGAACAATCGTCAGCCTGGCCGCCGTGGGCGCAGCCGGAACACCAATAACCGCCCGCAGGGCAACCGGGGTGGTGGATCGGATCGCGATAACCGGATCGACAACCGCGCGCGCGGCAACGCAGCGCAAATGCTCGATAAATACAAGAAAATGGCGCAGGACGCTCAGGTCAATGGCGACCGCGTCCAGGCCGAATATTATCATCAATTTGCCGACCATTATTTCCGGGTCAACGCCGACACGATTGCCCGCCGCGAAGAACAGCGGCTTGCCCGTGAAGAACCGCGCGGAGACAATCGTTCGGATAACCGTACGGACAACCGCAGCGACAATCGCGGCAATGGCCAGGATGATTCCGGCGACAATGATGGCAATGGACAGCGCAGCCGTCCGCAGCAAAATCGTCCGAAACGCGATGATCGCAACGATCAGGACGAGACCGCCGCGAACGACGCGCCTGAAGAGAAAAAACCGGTTCGCAGCCGGCGCCCGCGCAAAGTCGAAGCCGCACCGGCTCGCAGCGAAACATCGGAAAAAAATGGCGAGAGCAACGGTCTGGACGCCAGCGCTCTGCCACCGGCAATTTCGCAGTCGACCGAAGTCGAAGTCGAAAAGAAGCCGGCTCGTAAAAAACGGGTGATGAAACCCAAGGCAACCGAAGAAAGCGACGCTGCTTAAGCGACGCCAGGTTTAACGAAGACAATGGCGGGCAGCGGCGGAAGCCGATGCCCGCCTATTCGTTGCTAAAGCGCTCTCGCCAGCCAGTCCGGCAGATCGAGCGCTTTCAGATCGTCAACACGACGATGTTCCACCGACAGGTCATAATCAGGGTAGGCGATGCGCTGGCGCTTTTCATCGGCCTGCGCAATCGGAACGACGACCAGCCGCCGGTTGACCTTTTGCCGGTAATTCATCCGCGCGGTATTTTCCTGTCCGACGTAACATCCCTTGGTGAAGCTGACGCCATTGAGTTCGGCGGCATTGCATTCGAGCCAAAGCGTCTTGTCGCTGCCCAGTTCCGCAGCGCCCTCGGTCACGCCGAGCGACAGGCGGTGTTTCCGATAGGCTTCATCGGCGGCTTCCCCAGCGTCCGTATCGGCCAGCCAGCGGTGGCCCAATCCAGCCAATCGCGGATCGACTGGGCGGTCTCCGGTATCCAGGGCCCAGTGCACGGCAAGGCTATTGTCCCGGGCGATGTCGATCTTGCGGCGCAGCCGATAGAGCTTCAGCCGTTTGACCAGCGCGTCGGCCTGATCCCCTTCGCAGTCGATCAGGATATCATTGCCGTCGGCCCACAGGAAGAAATCGAACAGGACTTTGCCCTGTGCGGTCAGCAGTGCCGA comes from Sphingorhabdus sp. YGSMI21 and encodes:
- the prfA gene encoding peptide chain release factor 1; protein product: MTSITPQRIAQIEARFAELQAMMASGDLDSDKFVAVSKEYAEIEPVAEAAAKVKNLRDEQEGLAEMLAGDDAEMKAMAADEVDGVKKALEKAEHALALQLLPKDSADDRPAMLEIRAGTGGDEAALFAGDLFRMYTRYAEDQGWKVEMISANASEVGGFKEVVANIQGKGVFAKLKFESGVHRVQRVPETESGGRIHTSAATVAILPEPEEVDIKIRTEDLRIDTYRASGAGGQHVNKTDSAIRITHLPTGLVVQCQDGKSQHKNKAQAMKVLAARLYEQERDAVQSEEAEARKSMVGSGDRSERIRTYNYPQGRVTDHRINLTLHKLPEIVEGGALGELVDALIAEDEASRLANLDG
- the hisS gene encoding histidine--tRNA ligase — encoded protein: MAKIQTPQPVRGTQDIFGEEQERFQHVVETFERVRRLYGFKGVEMPVFEPTAVFARSLGETTDVVSKEMYSFEDRGGDSLTLRPEFTAGICRAFLTNGWQQHVPLKLSAHGPLFRYERPQKGRYRQFHQLDAEIIGAGEAAADVELLCFADQLLKELGIDDGVTLQLNTLGDAESRDAWRDALVEHFQAHKAELSEDSQDRLERNPLRILDSKERQDRPIADAAPDIDAYLSNEAKEFFAQVTEGLDACGVAWTRNSRLVRGLDYYRHTAFEFVTDRLGAQGTVLAGGRYDGLMESLGGPATPAVGWAAGIERLGMLLEEPKATGPDAIFIPLGDGCEASAMKLMGELRRAGVSCDMAYKGNMKKRMQKANAAGADYAIILGEDELAAGQFNIKDLSSGEQEKVPMSWIPVGITDLLLADSIVAEENISPAPSLASRLALPGSDKFQ
- the prmC gene encoding peptide chain release factor N(5)-glutamine methyltransferase, with protein sequence MKPAGSPIWMGDAAGALREAAQRLSTISDSPRLDAELLLAHALQIDRSELLLNLPQLEAPAQFASLVERRQRSEPIAHIIGSKEFWGLDFQVTSDVLIPRPDSELLIEEAMRLFAPAPPPRIVDLGTGSGALLLAALHEFPQARGLGMDASAAALQIAHNNADALGLADRARFVLLDWAGADWTNSLGSGFDLVLANPPYVATGARLSADVAGFEPHQALFAGKDGLDDYRIIIPALEKLLSPAGIALLEIGFDQAKPVSRLAADSGYHVELKQDLGGNDRLLVLRR
- a CDS encoding DUF4167 domain-containing protein, whose translation is MNNRQPGRRGRSRNTNNRPQGNRGGGSDRDNRIDNRARGNAAQMLDKYKKMAQDAQVNGDRVQAEYYHQFADHYFRVNADTIARREEQRLAREEPRGDNRSDNRTDNRSDNRGNGQDDSGDNDGNGQRSRPQQNRPKRDDRNDQDETAANDAPEEKKPVRSRRPRKVEAAPARSETSEKNGESNGLDASALPPAISQSTEVEVEKKPARKKRVMKPKATEESDAA
- a CDS encoding folate-binding protein YgfZ — encoded protein: MTETRLNDRSIIRLSATDGSEDIRAFLQGLVTQDMTAVAEGAPQWSALLTAQGKVLFDFFLWADGNDILIDCEGDQADALVKRLKLYRLRRKIDIARDNSLAVHWALDTGDRPVDPRLAGLGHRWLADTDAGEAADEAYRKHRLSLGVTEGAAELGSDKTLWLECNAAELNGVSFTKGCYVGQENTARMNYRQKVNRRLVVVPIAQADEKRQRIAYPDYDLSVEHRRVDDLKALDLPDWLARAL